One Romboutsia sp. 13368 genomic window carries:
- the spoIIIAA gene encoding stage III sporulation protein AA, with product MSKLSEEVINSLSINLREKISNISKDYINIEEIRLRSQKPLIINANNKDYFYNSKLNKLDLKMDNPYIVSKEDIEQTFQIMCKYSIHSFIDDIKKGFITLRGGHRVGLVGKTIIEDGQVKNIKHISSLNIRISREVIGCSDKIINHIIRGRDKINNTLIISPPQCGKTTLIRDIVRNISNGNELFGFDGIKVALIDERNEISGSYLGIPQMNVGIRTDVIETCPKDIGITMLLRSMSPNVIVTDEIGNIDEIKALYTALNGGVSLITTVHGDSIDDIKNRKELKNLLDSELFKKVIILSAKQGPGTVEKIYDLEEKRWYFAN from the coding sequence ATGAGTAAGCTTTCAGAAGAAGTTATAAACTCACTTTCAATAAACCTAAGAGAAAAAATAAGTAATATATCAAAAGACTATATAAATATTGAAGAGATAAGATTAAGATCTCAAAAGCCATTAATAATAAATGCAAATAACAAAGATTATTTTTATAATAGTAAGCTAAATAAGTTAGATTTAAAAATGGACAATCCTTATATTGTAAGTAAGGAAGATATAGAGCAAACATTTCAAATAATGTGTAAATATTCTATACATTCATTTATTGATGATATAAAGAAAGGATTTATAACATTAAGAGGTGGTCATAGAGTTGGATTAGTTGGAAAAACAATCATAGAAGATGGACAAGTTAAAAATATAAAACATATATCATCATTAAATATAAGAATTTCAAGAGAGGTTATAGGTTGTTCTGATAAAATAATAAATCATATTATAAGGGGTAGGGATAAAATAAATAATACATTAATAATATCGCCACCTCAATGTGGAAAAACAACATTAATAAGGGATATAGTGAGAAACATAAGTAATGGAAATGAGTTGTTTGGATTTGATGGAATCAAGGTTGCATTAATAGATGAGCGTAATGAAATATCTGGATCTTACCTAGGTATACCACAAATGAATGTAGGAATAAGAACAGATGTTATAGAAACATGTCCAAAAGATATAGGAATAACAATGCTTTTAAGATCAATGTCGCCAAATGTAATAGTGACAGATGAAATAGGTAATATAGATGAAATAAAGGCATTATATACTGCATTAAATGGAGGAGTAAGTTTGATAACAACGGTTCATGGAGATTCAATAGATGATATAAAAAATAGAAAAGAATTAAAGAACTTATTAGATAGTGAACTATTTAAAAAAGTTATAATATTATCTGCAAAACAAGGACCAGGA
- the plsX gene encoding phosphate acyltransferase PlsX: MKIVVDGMGGDNAPKSNVEGVVNAIKEYNVDIIITGDKDLLEKEFANYEFDRSKLEIVHTTEIIENEDKPVKAIRSKKDSSMVVGLKLVKEGKAQAFISAGNTGAVLAGGVFVVGRIKGIDRPCLCPALPNVKRGMTLIADSGANADCKPINLVQFAGMSNIYANKVLGISNPKIALANIGIEEGKGNDLVKKSYEELKNLDLNFIGNIEARDVINAYTDIIVCDGFTGNILLKSTEGVAMSVMKLMKETLLSSTKGKLGAMLIKDDLKKLKSYMDYSEYGGAPLLGVNGGVIKAHGSSDSKAIKNAINQGIKFAKGNVVKEIQVFLENNKNEEK; encoded by the coding sequence GTGAAAATTGTAGTAGATGGTATGGGTGGAGATAATGCACCAAAATCAAATGTAGAAGGTGTAGTAAATGCTATAAAAGAATATAATGTAGATATAATAATAACTGGAGATAAAGATTTACTTGAAAAAGAATTTGCTAATTATGAATTTGATAGAAGTAAATTAGAAATAGTACATACTACTGAAATTATTGAAAATGAAGACAAGCCTGTAAAAGCTATCAGAAGTAAAAAAGATTCATCTATGGTAGTTGGACTTAAACTTGTTAAAGAAGGCAAAGCCCAAGCATTTATATCAGCAGGAAACACTGGAGCAGTACTTGCTGGAGGCGTATTTGTTGTTGGAAGAATAAAAGGTATAGATAGACCTTGCTTATGCCCAGCGTTACCTAATGTAAAAAGAGGCATGACTTTAATAGCAGATAGTGGTGCCAATGCTGATTGTAAACCTATAAACTTAGTTCAATTTGCAGGTATGAGTAATATATATGCAAATAAGGTATTAGGAATAAGTAATCCTAAAATAGCATTAGCTAACATAGGTATAGAAGAAGGAAAAGGAAATGATTTAGTTAAAAAATCATATGAAGAATTAAAGAATTTAGACTTAAACTTTATAGGGAATATAGAGGCAAGAGATGTTATAAATGCATATACTGATATAATTGTCTGCGATGGATTTACAGGAAATATATTATTAAAATCAACAGAAGGTGTAGCAATGTCTGTTATGAAGCTTATGAAAGAAACATTATTAAGCAGCACAAAAGGTAAATTAGGTGCTATGCTTATAAAAGATGATTTAAAAAAATTAAAAAGCTATATGGACTATTCTGAATATGGAGGAGCACCACTTTTAGGCGTTAATGGTGGGGTAATAAAAGCTCATGGAAGTTCAGACTCAAAAGCTATAAAAAATGCAATAAATCAAGGTATAAAGTTTGCAAAAGGAAATGTAGTTAAGGAAATACAAGTATTTTTAGAAAATAATAAAAATGAAGAAAAATAG
- the rpmF gene encoding 50S ribosomal protein L32 produces the protein MAVPKRKTSKSKTKMRRAANSKMVATGFVSCPQCHEPKLPHRVCPDCGYYKGKEVVSE, from the coding sequence ATGGCAGTACCAAAGCGTAAAACATCTAAATCAAAAACTAAAATGAGAAGAGCAGCTAACTCTAAAATGGTAGCAACTGGATTCGTAAGTTGTCCACAATGTCATGAGCCAAAATTACCACATAGAGTATGTCCAGACTGTGGATATTATAAAGGTAAAGAAGTTGTATCTGAATAA
- a CDS encoding YceD family protein, whose product MKISLDKLIRRETDKLDLNFSQKIDTISYCNTDYKLASPINIEGKVSNTNKGLYLDIDVDFTLIDNCSRCLDEVEVPIEYSIQGFLVKEGFDEDEFEDDDALLFDGQDLDLVDIIEQTLDFKIPASVLCKEDCEGLCQGCGANLNIEACSCNESANDEEIIDPRFAKLKDIFKND is encoded by the coding sequence ATGAAAATAAGTCTAGATAAATTAATTAGAAGAGAAACTGACAAATTAGACTTGAATTTTTCTCAAAAAATTGATACTATTAGTTATTGTAATACTGATTACAAACTAGCCTCACCAATAAATATAGAAGGTAAAGTTTCAAACACTAATAAAGGTTTATACCTAGATATAGATGTTGACTTTACACTTATTGACAATTGTTCAAGATGTTTAGATGAGGTAGAAGTACCGATAGAATATTCTATACAAGGTTTTTTAGTAAAAGAAGGCTTTGATGAAGATGAATTTGAAGATGATGATGCATTATTATTTGATGGACAAGATTTAGATCTTGTTGATATAATAGAACAGACATTAGACTTTAAAATACCTGCAAGTGTTCTTTGTAAAGAAGACTGTGAGGGACTTTGTCAAGGATGCGGAGCAAACTTAAATATAGAAGCTTGTTCTTGTAATGAAAGTGCGAACGACGAGGAGATCATAGATCCCCGTTTTGCTAAATTAAAAGATATATTTAAAAATGACTAA
- a CDS encoding acetate/propionate family kinase, with product MKILVLNCGSSSLKYQLIDMSNEDVLCVGLVERIGIEGSILKQEKDGVEGKLIVEQPMKNHQDAIKLVLDAVVDAQYGGVKDIKEVEAVGHRVVHGGEKFAASVVITDEVKAALQECVELAPLHNPANIMGIEACEAILPGVPMVAVFDTAFHQTMPKSSYLYGLPNELYTKYGVRRYGFHGTSHRYVSQRAADMLGKNIEDCKIITCHLGNGASLAAVDGGKSVDTSMGFTPLEGLIMGTRCGDIDAAILPFLMEKEGLDAKGLSDLMNKKSGVYGMTGISSDFRDIEDAAAENNELAQVALESYAKKVKKYIGSYAAEMNGVDAVVFTAGVGENGIEMRADIMANMDFLGMKLDEEANKVRGKERVISTEDSKVKILLIPTNEELMIARDTLELVK from the coding sequence ATGAAAATATTAGTATTAAACTGTGGTAGTTCTTCATTAAAATATCAATTAATAGATATGTCAAATGAAGACGTTTTATGTGTAGGATTAGTTGAAAGAATAGGTATAGAAGGTTCTATACTAAAGCAAGAAAAAGATGGTGTTGAAGGAAAACTTATAGTTGAGCAACCAATGAAAAACCATCAAGATGCTATAAAGTTAGTATTAGACGCTGTAGTTGACGCACAATACGGTGGAGTTAAAGATATAAAAGAAGTTGAAGCTGTAGGACACAGAGTTGTTCACGGTGGAGAAAAGTTTGCTGCATCTGTAGTAATAACTGATGAAGTAAAAGCTGCATTACAAGAATGTGTAGAATTAGCACCACTTCACAACCCAGCTAACATAATGGGAATAGAAGCTTGTGAAGCTATACTTCCAGGTGTACCAATGGTAGCAGTATTCGATACGGCTTTCCATCAAACAATGCCAAAATCATCTTATTTATATGGATTACCTAATGAGCTATACACTAAGTACGGTGTAAGAAGATACGGATTCCATGGAACATCTCATAGATATGTATCTCAAAGAGCTGCTGATATGTTAGGTAAAAACATAGAAGATTGTAAAATAATAACTTGTCACTTAGGAAATGGAGCTTCTTTAGCTGCTGTTGATGGTGGTAAGTCTGTTGATACAAGTATGGGATTCACTCCACTTGAAGGATTAATAATGGGAACTAGATGTGGAGATATAGATGCAGCTATATTACCATTCTTAATGGAAAAAGAAGGATTAGATGCTAAAGGATTAAGCGATTTAATGAACAAAAAGTCAGGAGTATACGGAATGACTGGTATATCTTCAGACTTCAGAGATATAGAAGATGCTGCTGCTGAAAATAATGAATTAGCTCAAGTAGCTTTAGAATCATATGCTAAGAAAGTTAAGAAATATATAGGATCTTATGCTGCAGAAATGAACGGTGTTGACGCTGTTGTATTCACTGCTGGTGTTGGTGAAAATGGTATAGAAATGAGAGCTGATATAATGGCTAACATGGACTTCTTAGGAATGAAGTTAGATGAAGAAGCTAACAAAGTAAGAGGTAAAGAAAGAGTAATATCTACAGAAGATTCAAAAGTTAAGATATTATTAATACCTACTAACGAAGAGTTAATGATAGCAAGAGATACATTAGAATTAGTAAAATAA
- a CDS encoding nucleotidyltransferase — protein MKILGLIVEYNPFHNGHLYHLEKSIKETNATHTIAIMSGNFLQRGEPALFDKYTRAYAAVKNGVDLVIELPTMFACQSAEIFSHGAIATLNSLNCVDSICFGSEEGDVNILKTISEILVDEPNEFKIYLKKYLDDGMLFPTARSLALFDYINKYNLLDISKEKLLDILNSSNNILGLEYIKSILKLKSNIKPYTITRVQSQYNSETIESNICSATAIRKQLKDFTNIDSISSVVPCNTFNTLKDKINNNFDPMFDDNYFEILSSIIVRDINILNTYFEVNEGIENKIYQSIFTSSSLDDLKESIKSKRYTMTKVKRTLNNILLGITKYDMNNIKNIDSIPYIRILAFNDKGREIIKNIKNNSDVNIINKFSNISFSKDDKIFKTLIDYDIKASNIYNLIYYKNNRNLLKGPMDFYISPKYVK, from the coding sequence ATGAAAATACTTGGACTTATAGTCGAATATAATCCTTTTCATAATGGACATTTATATCATTTAGAAAAATCTATAAAAGAAACTAATGCTACTCATACTATAGCTATTATGAGCGGCAATTTCTTACAAAGAGGAGAACCAGCTTTATTCGATAAATATACAAGAGCTTATGCTGCTGTAAAAAATGGAGTTGACTTAGTAATAGAACTGCCTACAATGTTTGCTTGCCAAAGTGCAGAGATATTTTCTCACGGTGCAATAGCTACTCTAAATTCTTTAAATTGTGTTGATTCTATTTGTTTCGGAAGTGAAGAAGGTGATGTTAATATACTTAAAACGATTTCTGAAATACTAGTAGATGAACCTAATGAATTTAAAATATATCTAAAAAAATACTTAGATGATGGTATGCTTTTTCCAACTGCTAGGAGTTTAGCTTTATTTGATTATATTAATAAATATAATCTTTTAGATATATCAAAAGAAAAGCTATTAGATATATTAAATTCATCAAATAATATCCTAGGTTTAGAATATATAAAAAGTATATTAAAACTAAAAAGTAACATAAAACCTTATACTATCACTAGAGTTCAATCTCAATATAATAGTGAAACTATAGAAAGTAATATTTGTTCTGCAACTGCCATAAGAAAGCAATTAAAAGATTTTACTAATATAGACTCTATATCATCTGTTGTACCATGTAATACATTTAATACATTAAAAGATAAAATAAATAATAATTTTGACCCTATGTTTGATGATAATTATTTTGAAATTCTATCTTCAATAATAGTCAGGGATATAAATATATTAAATACATATTTTGAAGTTAATGAAGGTATAGAAAATAAAATATATCAAAGCATTTTTACCTCTTCATCATTAGATGATTTAAAGGAATCTATAAAATCTAAAAGATATACTATGACAAAAGTTAAAAGAACCTTAAATAATATATTACTAGGTATAACTAAATACGATATGAATAATATAAAAAATATTGATAGTATACCTTATATAAGAATATTAGCTTTTAATGATAAAGGTCGTGAGATAATAAAAAATATAAAAAATAATTCAGATGTGAATATTATAAATAAATTTTCTAATATTTCATTTTCTAAAGATGATAAAATATTTAAAACATTAATAGATTACGATATAAAAGCAAGCAATATATATAATCTTATCTACTATAAAAATAATAGAAATCTACTAAAAGGACCTATGGACTTTTATATATCACCTAAATATGTAAAATAA
- the ylbJ gene encoding sporulation integral membrane protein YlbJ has protein sequence MIKINKKQIINFFFPILIVITLILGIIKFPNQSILAAQKGISIWVNVLIPSLLPFIIGANLIIDLKVVDIIGYIINPVAKFIFNVSGKSALVFAISTVSGYPVGAKLASELRNQKQISKFEAQRLVSFCSTSGPLFIVGAVATGMFKNPELGYLMLICHYLGSISVGILFRNYGKESLNNTKTSLKSNVINTINDRYKDERGFFVLFGNAVFNGINTLLSIGGFVIVFSVVFEIFSLFNIISLVSSILCIPLSIFGVTKELCNAFISGLFEMTIGCDKISSVLSVPEVLKASLSSFLIGFSGLSILAQCCSFIAKTDISTKSYVLSKFLHGLLSSIFTFLLYPLLKSDSFVSNFGTMHNFIYDNSLWSFYLENYNIILPIFILIYIFIILSILEKTSYKLNKES, from the coding sequence GTGATCAAAATTAACAAAAAACAAATTATTAACTTTTTTTTTCCCATTTTAATTGTTATTACATTAATATTAGGTATCATTAAATTTCCAAACCAATCTATTTTAGCAGCTCAAAAAGGAATATCTATTTGGGTTAATGTATTAATCCCTTCACTTTTACCCTTTATAATAGGTGCAAATTTAATAATAGACTTAAAAGTCGTTGACATAATAGGATATATAATAAATCCCGTTGCAAAATTTATTTTTAATGTTTCAGGTAAAAGTGCATTAGTATTTGCTATCTCTACAGTATCCGGTTATCCTGTAGGTGCAAAATTAGCTTCTGAACTTAGAAATCAAAAACAAATTTCAAAATTCGAAGCACAAAGATTAGTTTCATTTTGTTCTACATCAGGTCCACTTTTTATAGTTGGTGCTGTAGCAACTGGAATGTTTAAAAATCCTGAATTAGGATATTTGATGCTTATCTGTCATTACCTTGGATCTATTTCTGTTGGAATCTTATTTAGAAATTACGGTAAAGAATCCTTGAACAATACAAAAACTTCTCTAAAATCTAATGTAATAAACACTATAAACGATAGATACAAAGATGAAAGAGGTTTTTTTGTTTTATTTGGAAATGCTGTATTTAATGGTATTAATACATTACTATCTATAGGTGGTTTTGTAATTGTATTTTCTGTAGTTTTTGAAATTTTTTCATTATTTAATATAATATCTTTAGTTTCTTCAATACTATGTATACCTTTATCAATATTTGGCGTTACAAAAGAACTTTGTAATGCATTTATAAGTGGTTTATTTGAAATGACTATCGGGTGTGATAAAATCTCATCTGTATTGTCAGTACCAGAAGTCTTAAAAGCATCTCTTTCTAGTTTTTTAATAGGATTTAGCGGTTTATCTATATTGGCTCAATGTTGTAGTTTTATAGCTAAAACAGATATAAGCACAAAATCATATGTTTTGAGTAAATTTCTACATGGTTTATTATCTAGTATATTCACATTTTTATTATATCCTCTATTAAAATCTGATTCATTTGTATCAAATTTTGGTACAATGCACAACTTTATTTATGATAATTCACTATGGAGTTTTTATTTAGAAAATTATAATATAATACTTCCTATTTTTATATTAATTTACATATTTATAATTCTTTCAATATTAGAAAAAACTAGTTATAAATTAAATAAAGAAAGCTAA
- the coaD gene encoding pantetheine-phosphate adenylyltransferase — protein sequence MKSKKRKAIFAGSFDPITNGHLDIICRASKLFDELQIGVLYNPNKKGLFDFDERVELIKSCTKHLKNIKIVSFDGLLVNYCKNNGIDTLVRGVRTGADIEYELQMAHMNRELDPDIETIILPTKVEHSFVSSSLVKEVVTVGGDVKNLVPKTVLDELERKTNRGNEKCM from the coding sequence ATGAAAAGTAAAAAAAGAAAAGCTATATTTGCAGGAAGTTTTGATCCTATAACAAATGGTCATTTAGATATAATTTGTAGAGCTTCAAAATTATTTGATGAATTACAAATAGGAGTTCTTTATAATCCTAATAAAAAAGGATTATTTGATTTTGATGAAAGAGTAGAATTAATAAAATCTTGCACAAAGCATTTAAAAAATATAAAAATAGTTAGCTTTGATGGGCTTTTAGTAAATTATTGCAAAAATAATGGAATAGATACTTTAGTTAGAGGTGTAAGAACAGGTGCTGATATAGAATATGAGTTACAAATGGCTCATATGAATAGAGAATTAGATCCTGATATAGAAACTATTATATTACCTACAAAGGTGGAACATTCATTTGTAAGTTCATCATTGGTAAAAGAAGTAGTAACAGTTGGTGGAGATGTTAAAAATTTAGTACCAAAAACAGTTTTAGATGAATTAGAAAGAAAAACTAATAGGGGGAATGAAAAATGTATGTAG
- the rsmD gene encoding 16S rRNA (guanine(966)-N(2))-methyltransferase RsmD: protein MRVISGKVRGLKLDTPKNEDVRPTTDRVKESLFNIINPYIIDSNVLDLFAGTGSLGIECLSRGALSATFVDVSKDSINIVKSNVKKSRFENESTILNIDFKSAIDRLKMQNEKFDIIFMDPPYYKNMFIDALSNIDNSNLLSEDGIIVVEHDTKDKFIDKIGRLEKTKEKKYGNTTLTFYKLEE from the coding sequence TTGAGAGTAATATCAGGAAAAGTAAGAGGACTAAAATTAGATACTCCTAAAAATGAAGATGTAAGACCTACTACAGACAGGGTTAAAGAATCTTTATTTAATATAATAAATCCATATATAATAGATAGTAATGTATTAGACTTATTTGCAGGGACAGGTTCATTAGGTATAGAATGTTTATCTAGAGGTGCATTATCTGCTACATTTGTTGATGTTAGTAAAGATAGTATAAATATAGTAAAATCTAATGTAAAAAAATCTAGATTTGAAAATGAGAGTACAATTTTAAATATAGATTTTAAATCTGCAATAGATAGGCTAAAAATGCAAAATGAAAAATTTGATATAATATTTATGGATCCTCCATATTATAAGAATATGTTTATAGATGCTCTTTCAAATATTGATAATTCAAATTTATTATCTGAAGACGGTATTATAGTAGTTGAGCATGATACAAAAGATAAATTTATAGATAAAATAGGAAGATTAGAAAAAACTAAAGAAAAGAAATATGGAAATACAACTTTAACATTTTATAAACTGGAGGAATAA
- the recG gene encoding ATP-dependent DNA helicase RecG, whose protein sequence is MIDLEKDIQYVKGIGPKKAYKLNKLGIFTLKDLLFYFPRQFEDRNNLKKIAQLQNDEKATIKAVIVSINTTTPKKGMTLTKIDIRDETGYAKLAFFNQPHIKNLYKCGDTILVFGKVKKEFKTIELGSCEIEHLTNVPKNTCKVMPIYPLTYGVTNKEIISIIKSVLSNEELKIKEYLPQRIIEKYKLCSIDYAIRNIHNPTSKESLKIALYRIVFEEFLILQLGLFMFKNGTSEVDGIKFNREEKLDNILNSLPFKLTNAQNKALNEIINDMKSHKVMNRLVQGDVGSGKTVVALLSLANCVLNGYQGALMAPTEILAEQHYISLCETLKPFGMEIELLVGSLTKKQKEKVLERVKNKEIDILIGTHALIEDKVEFNNLGIVITDEQHRFGVRQRSKLSEKGINPDILVMTATPIPRTLALILYGDLDISIIDELPPGRQPIETLAIDKGKRDKAYNSLVRKEVEKGRQVYIVCPLVEESESIEAKAATELVEELKVEYFSDLRVGLLHGKMKASEKDEIMKSFKNKDIDILVSTTVIEVGVNVPNATLMIIENAERFGLAQLHQLRGRVGRGSHKSYCILIYASKSEVCKQRMSIMEETNDGFKISEKDLEIRGPGEFFGTRQHGLPELKVANIFKHMKILKLAQQEARYIIGLDYKLENYENKFLKKEILSKFEHSVKEISLN, encoded by the coding sequence ATACAACAACTCCTAAAAAAGGAATGACTTTAACTAAAATTGATATAAGAGATGAAACTGGATATGCAAAGCTTGCTTTTTTTAATCAACCACATATAAAAAATTTATATAAATGTGGAGATACTATATTAGTTTTTGGAAAAGTAAAAAAAGAATTTAAAACTATAGAATTAGGTTCATGTGAAATAGAGCACCTTACGAATGTTCCTAAAAATACTTGTAAGGTTATGCCTATATATCCATTAACTTATGGAGTAACTAATAAAGAAATTATAAGTATTATAAAATCAGTATTAAGTAATGAAGAATTAAAAATAAAAGAATATTTACCTCAAAGAATAATAGAAAAGTATAAATTATGTAGTATAGATTATGCTATAAGAAATATTCACAATCCCACAAGTAAAGAATCATTAAAAATAGCTTTATATAGAATTGTGTTTGAAGAATTTTTAATTCTTCAATTAGGATTATTTATGTTTAAAAATGGAACTAGTGAAGTTGATGGAATAAAATTTAATAGAGAAGAAAAATTAGACAACATACTAAATTCATTGCCATTTAAGCTTACCAATGCTCAAAATAAAGCCTTAAATGAAATAATAAATGATATGAAGTCACATAAGGTTATGAATAGATTAGTTCAGGGAGATGTTGGTTCAGGTAAAACTGTAGTTGCACTTTTATCATTAGCAAATTGTGTTTTAAATGGATATCAAGGAGCTTTAATGGCTCCAACAGAGATTTTAGCAGAACAGCACTATATTTCATTATGTGAAACGTTAAAACCTTTTGGGATGGAAATAGAACTTTTAGTAGGAAGTCTTACTAAGAAACAAAAAGAAAAAGTTCTTGAGAGAGTAAAAAATAAAGAAATTGATATATTAATAGGAACACATGCTTTAATAGAGGATAAAGTAGAATTTAATAACTTAGGTATAGTTATAACTGATGAACAACATAGATTTGGTGTTAGACAAAGAAGTAAGCTTTCAGAAAAAGGAATAAATCCAGATATATTAGTTATGACAGCAACTCCAATTCCAAGAACTCTAGCTCTAATACTTTATGGTGATTTAGATATATCTATAATTGATGAATTACCTCCAGGAAGACAACCAATAGAAACGCTAGCTATAGATAAAGGTAAAAGAGATAAAGCCTATAACTCCTTAGTTAGAAAAGAGGTTGAAAAAGGTAGACAAGTATATATAGTTTGTCCATTAGTTGAAGAAAGTGAATCTATAGAGGCTAAAGCAGCAACAGAATTAGTAGAAGAATTAAAAGTAGAGTATTTTAGTGATTTAAGAGTGGGTCTTTTACATGGAAAGATGAAGGCTAGTGAAAAAGATGAAATAATGAAAAGTTTTAAAAATAAGGATATAGATATATTAGTGTCTACAACTGTAATTGAAGTAGGTGTAAATGTTCCAAATGCAACTTTAATGATAATAGAAAATGCTGAAAGATTTGGACTTGCTCAACTTCATCAGCTAAGAGGTAGAGTTGGTAGAGGGAGTCATAAGTCTTACTGTATTTTAATATATGCATCAAAAAGCGAAGTTTGTAAGCAAAGAATGTCTATAATGGAAGAGACAAATGATGGATTTAAAATATCAGAGAAAGATTTAGAAATAAGAGGTCCAGGAGAATTTTTTGGAACAAGGCAACATGGTTTACCAGAACTTAAAGTTGCAAATATATTTAAACATATGAAAATACTAAAATTAGCTCAACAAGAAGCTAGATATATTATAGGTTTAGACTATAAACTAGAAAATTATGAAAATAAGTTTTTAAAGAAAGAAATTCTGTCAAAATTTGAGCATTCTGTTAAAGAAATTTCATTAAATTAG